The region CAATGGTTTGCAACAGTTCAACGTGCCCTTGTATGTCAGACATAGGCCGATTATGCAGCGCTAGGCTATAAACAACATGAAAAACATTTACAGTGGAAGCCAATGCCTTCTCATGGACCCGGTCAAGTGCCTTTACTAGTGCATCATTTTTAGCGGCATTAACAATTTCCTCTGCTTTATTATGAGCTTTGGACATTGCATGTTctctaatttttttgcgaaaagagGATTGCTGGGTTTTTTTCAGGGTTCCACATGGCTTCACTGAAAAAGTCTTCCACTCCTCAGAAAGATGACATGATTTGGCCCTTTCAGCTCCTAATGAGCTTCCAACTTTACTGCACACAGTACACCCCAGTTTTCCATCCTTTAGTTTGACCCATGGATGCAAGTTTGTGAAGTAGTCAATTTGTTTTTGTGACCAACATGGAACACTAAGCGGCTGGGTCTCTAATGAAGCATCAGAAACTGAACTCTGACCATCCACGATGCTGCTATCATGTATAGCTGAAGCAGTGTCATCATCAGAATGATCACATAGAACGTCAGCAACACCATGTACATCACTGCTAATCTCACTTATGACATCCGATTCAGCTACTACATTTCCCATGTTCCTTCTAACATTATCATCTTGTACATCACTGTCCAGTTCATGTAAAGCGTTGGCACCACATGAATCAGTGTTCTGGCCAATGTTAACATTGGTACCATGAACAATATTGCCACAAGTTTCAGATGCTTTATTGGCATTTGAAGTACTAGCACCAATGTTCACTTCCTCAATTCTTCCCTTCTTGTTTCCAGTGTGGAAAAAAGACAAAAGTGTAGATTGTCTCTTCATTTTGTGTGTAAATGATTCAAAAGGTTTGGTCAAACCTTGAGGCGTCTTCTATAAAGTCAATGTGGCGTCCACTGTGTTTGGAGCCAGTAGCTTTACAGTTG is a window of Ranitomeya variabilis isolate aRanVar5 chromosome 2, aRanVar5.hap1, whole genome shotgun sequence DNA encoding:
- the LOC143810136 gene encoding E3 SUMO-protein ligase KIAA1586-like, producing the protein MKRQSTLLSFFHTGNKKGRIEEVNIGASTSNANKASETCGNIVHGTNVNIGQNTDSCGANALHELDSDVQDDNVRRNMGNVVAESDVISEISSDVHGVADVLCDHSDDDTASAIHDSSIVDGQSSVSDASLETQPLSVPCWSQKQIDYFTNLHPWVKLKDGKLGCTVCSKVGSSLGAERAKSCHLSEEWKTFSVKPCGTLKKTQQSSFRKKIREHAMSKAHNKAEEIVNAAKNDALVKALDRVHEKALASTVNVFHVVYSLALHNRPMSDIQGHVELLQTIGVDLGVGLHSRKTAITIIQHISSEMRKSLFSKIISFRSKFSIVTDESSTVSQKSVLVIYIRCELPDAPEPVNIFVDLKELECTSADSITNALFACLKENGFDQQYMQGNLIGFCSDGASAMLGSKVWCGFQNSKSIPKCSHMALLKPQNTACT